TAATATACCATACTGGCAATAGCTTGTCAATCACTCATCTACCAGTATTCGTCTAACGAAACCTCCGCAAAGCATAGTGTGGCACAGATTCTAGAATTATATACATTCAAAAATTTTAAAAAGCAGGGCGACTTAAAAGTCGCCCCCACGATTACTCATTATCGGTTTTCTTCTCTACCGCCGCTAAAGCAACGACTTTGTCATTCTCGCCGATTCTCATTAGGCGTACACCTTGTGTATTTCGCCCAACTACCGAGATCTCATCAACTTCCATACGGATGATGATACCGTCTCCGGATATGAGCATTAGCTCCTGGCCGGGTTTTACGATTTTGAGACCGACCACTACACCAGTCTTATCGGTTAGCTTATGGTTAATAACACCTTTGCCGCCCCGATTTTGCGATTTGTATTCTTCGGTAGGAGTGCGTTTGCCATATCCCTCAGCAGTTACAGTAAGTACTTCACCGCCTTTGAAGATTGTCTCCATACCGATGACGACATCAGCATCTTCAAGCGAAATCCCACGGACGCCACGAGCCGTACGGCCCATGCTGCGCACATTTTGTTCATTAAAGCAGATCGCCATTCCATGTTCTGTCCCCAAGATCACATGTTGGTTGCCATCAGTAAGCCGCACGCCAATCAGATCATCATCCTCATCAAGAGAAATCGCAATAAGGCCAACCTTGCGTTCTGTGTCAAACTCCATCAGTTCAGTTTTCTTGACGACACCATTTTTTGTCGCCATAAACAGATGTTTATTGGCAGCAAATTCTTTCAGTGGGATGACTGCTGTTATCAATTCTTTATTCTCGAGCGGTAGCAAATTGATGATCGCCGTGCCTTTAGCTGTCCGACCTGCATCAGGCAACTCGTAGCCTTTCAGGCGATATACCCGACCACGATTCGTGAAGAACAAGATGTTGTGGTGAGTAGTAGCGACAAACAGATGCTCAACAAAGTCTTCTTCCTTGGTCCCCATGCCAGTGACCCCCCGACCGCCGCGCTTCTGGCTGCGATAGGTGTCAGCAGACAGTCGTTTCACATAACCGTTATGGGTAATTGTGATAATAATATCTTCCTGAGCAATTAAATCTTCGATTTCGATTTTCGACACGTCGCTGGTAATCACGGTACGCCGTTCATCGGCGAAACGCTTTCTGACATCGAGCAGTTCTTCTTTAATCAATTGCAAAACTTTATGCTCGTCAGCCAAAACAGCCTCCAGCCACTCAATGGTCTCGAGCACATCTTTGTACTCTTGCTCAATTTTTTCTCTCTCCAGACCTGTCAGGCGTTGCAGACGCATGTCTAGAATTGCCTGTGCCTGCTTTTCACTGAGTGAGAAGGTTTCCATCAAAGCATTCCGGGCAATATCAGCCGTCTGTGACTGCCGGATGGTACGAATAACTGCATCCAGGTGATCAAGCGCAATCTTTAGACCTTGTAAGATATGCTCTCTAGCCTTGGCCTTCGCCAACTCAAACCGGGTCCGACGAACAATAACTACTTTTTGATGTTCAAGATAATAGTAAAGTACCTGTTGGAGGTTAAGAACTTGCGGACGGCCATCAACTAAGGCCAGCATGTTGACCCCGAAGGTCTCCTGCAATTGCGTATGCTTATATAATTGATTGAGAACGACGTCACCGTTGGCATCACGCCTTAACTCAATAACAACTCTCATCCCTGTGCGGTCGCTTTCGTCGCGCAGGTCAGTGATGCCATCAATCGTTTTGTCGCGCACCAGTTCGGCAATCTTTTCGATTAGCCTGGCTTTATTAACTTGATAGGGAAGTTCTGTGACCAGTATGCGAGTTTTGCCATTAGACATGCGTTCAATACGCGCCTGGGCTCGCATTTTCACTGAACCGCGTCCTGTCGTATAGGCTTGCCGTATCCCTTCCCGCCCAAGAATCAGGGCGCCGGTTGGGAAATCCGGACCTTTTATGTATTGCATTAATTCGGGTATCGTGATGTCAGGATTGTCGATCATCACAACAAGCGCATCAACCACTTCACCCAAATTGTGCGGCGGTATATTAGTAGCCATGCCAACGGCAATGCCTGACGAACCATTAACCAGTAGGTTGGGGATCTTGGCTGGCAGTACAGTTGGTTCTTTGAGCGACTCGTCATAGTTTGGTGCAAAGTCAACTGTATCTTTCTCAATGTCTTCTAGC
The genomic region above belongs to Anaerosporomusa subterranea and contains:
- the gyrA gene encoding DNA gyrase subunit A, coding for MDFGLGKVLPISLDEEMKNSYIDYAMSVIVMRALPDVRDGLKPVHRRILYAMHEAGMASNKAHKKSARIVGEVLGKYHPHGDSSVYDAIVRLAQDFSTRYLMVDGHGNFGSVDGDSAAAMRYTEVRMSRIAEEMLEDIEKDTVDFAPNYDESLKEPTVLPAKIPNLLVNGSSGIAVGMATNIPPHNLGEVVDALVVMIDNPDITIPELMQYIKGPDFPTGALILGREGIRQAYTTGRGSVKMRAQARIERMSNGKTRILVTELPYQVNKARLIEKIAELVRDKTIDGITDLRDESDRTGMRVVIELRRDANGDVVLNQLYKHTQLQETFGVNMLALVDGRPQVLNLQQVLYYYLEHQKVVIVRRTRFELAKAKAREHILQGLKIALDHLDAVIRTIRQSQTADIARNALMETFSLSEKQAQAILDMRLQRLTGLEREKIEQEYKDVLETIEWLEAVLADEHKVLQLIKEELLDVRKRFADERRTVITSDVSKIEIEDLIAQEDIIITITHNGYVKRLSADTYRSQKRGGRGVTGMGTKEEDFVEHLFVATTHHNILFFTNRGRVYRLKGYELPDAGRTAKGTAIINLLPLENKELITAVIPLKEFAANKHLFMATKNGVVKKTELMEFDTERKVGLIAISLDEDDDLIGVRLTDGNQHVILGTEHGMAICFNEQNVRSMGRTARGVRGISLEDADVVIGMETIFKGGEVLTVTAEGYGKRTPTEEYKSQNRGGKGVINHKLTDKTGVVVGLKIVKPGQELMLISGDGIIIRMEVDEISVVGRNTQGVRLMRIGENDKVVALAAVEKKTDNE